A single window of Trachemys scripta elegans isolate TJP31775 chromosome 18, CAS_Tse_1.0, whole genome shotgun sequence DNA harbors:
- the RAD51D gene encoding DNA repair protein RAD51 homolog 4 isoform X1: MVILRAGLCPGLTAEMIQLLKANSIATVVDLVSSDLEEVARKCCLSYKALVAVRRVLLAQFSAFPVNGADLYEELKSSTAILSTGSKSLDKLLDSGLYTGEVTELTGAPSSGKTQVCLSIAVSTSHDLKQNVLYVDSTGGFTASRLLQLAQTRTGDEEEQVEALQRIQVARVFDVYKMLDVLQELRCSVSQQVLSSSGPVKVLVVDSVSAVICPLLGGRQAEGLAIMMQLARELKTLARELSMAVVVTNHVTRDGSSGHLKPALGRSWSFVPSTRVLLESREGTWGQASTRRIASLTKSPRQPTGIEVELDIGSCGVLEESPAASGEGC; the protein is encoded by the exons ATGGTGATACTCCGAGCAGGTCTCTGCCCCGGCCTCACGGCAGAGATGATCCAGCTTCTGAAAGCCAACAGCATCGCTACAG TGGTGGACCTTGTCTCCTCGGACCTGGAGGAAGTTGCCCGGAAGTGCTGCCTGTCCTACAAG GCCCTGGTCGCCGTGAGACGTGTGTTGCTGGCACAGTTTTCAGCCTTTCCTGTCAACGGGGCGGATCTCTACGAGGAACTCAAGAGCTCCACAGCCATTCTGTCCACAGGGAGCAAGAG CTTGGATAAGCTGCTGGACTCTGGCCTGTACACTGGTGAAGTGACCGAGCTCACAGGAGCGCCCAGCAGTGGCAAGACACAG GTGTGCCTCAGCATAGCCGTGAGCACGTCCCACGACCTCAAGCAGAACGTTCTCTACGTCGACTCCACGGGCGGGTTCACGGCCTCTCGCTTGCTCCAGCTGGCTCAGACCAGGACAGGGGATGAAGAGGAGCAG gtGGAGGCTCTGCAGAGGATTCAGGTGGCCCGGGTGTTCGATGTCTATAAAATGCTGGATGTGTTACAGGAACTCCGGTGCAGCGTGTCCCAGCAG GTCCTGAGCTCCTCGGGGCCGGTGAAGGTGCTGGTGGTTGACTCCGTCTCAGCGGTGATTTGCCCGCTCCTCGGAGGCAGGCAGGCGGAGG GCTTGGCCATCATGATGCAGCTGGCCAGGGAACTGAAGACACTCGCCAGAGAACTGAGCATGGCTGTTGTG GTGACTAACCATGTGACCAGAGATGGCAGCAGTGGTCACCTGAAACCAGCTCTAGGTCGCTCCTGGAGTTTTGTGCCCAGCACCCGGGTGCTGTTAGAGAGCAGAGAAGGCACTTGGGGACAAGCTAGCACCCGTCGCATTGCTTCCTTAACAAAATCGCCCCGGCAG CCAACTGGGATTGAGGTGGAGCTGGACATCGGAAGCTGTGGGGTATTGGAAGAGAGCCCAGCTGCATCTGGAGAGGGATGCTGA
- the RAD51D gene encoding DNA repair protein RAD51 homolog 4 isoform X2 has product MVILRAGLCPGLTAEMIQLLKANSIATVVDLVSSDLEEVARKCCLSYKVEALQRIQVARVFDVYKMLDVLQELRCSVSQQVLSSSGPVKVLVVDSVSAVICPLLGGRQAEGLAIMMQLARELKTLARELSMAVVVTNHVTRDGSSGHLKPALGRSWSFVPSTRVLLESREGTWGQASTRRIASLTKSPRQPTGIEVELDIGSCGVLEESPAASGEGC; this is encoded by the exons ATGGTGATACTCCGAGCAGGTCTCTGCCCCGGCCTCACGGCAGAGATGATCCAGCTTCTGAAAGCCAACAGCATCGCTACAG TGGTGGACCTTGTCTCCTCGGACCTGGAGGAAGTTGCCCGGAAGTGCTGCCTGTCCTACAAG gtGGAGGCTCTGCAGAGGATTCAGGTGGCCCGGGTGTTCGATGTCTATAAAATGCTGGATGTGTTACAGGAACTCCGGTGCAGCGTGTCCCAGCAG GTCCTGAGCTCCTCGGGGCCGGTGAAGGTGCTGGTGGTTGACTCCGTCTCAGCGGTGATTTGCCCGCTCCTCGGAGGCAGGCAGGCGGAGG GCTTGGCCATCATGATGCAGCTGGCCAGGGAACTGAAGACACTCGCCAGAGAACTGAGCATGGCTGTTGTG GTGACTAACCATGTGACCAGAGATGGCAGCAGTGGTCACCTGAAACCAGCTCTAGGTCGCTCCTGGAGTTTTGTGCCCAGCACCCGGGTGCTGTTAGAGAGCAGAGAAGGCACTTGGGGACAAGCTAGCACCCGTCGCATTGCTTCCTTAACAAAATCGCCCCGGCAG CCAACTGGGATTGAGGTGGAGCTGGACATCGGAAGCTGTGGGGTATTGGAAGAGAGCCCAGCTGCATCTGGAGAGGGATGCTGA